From a region of the Roseivirga sp. 4D4 genome:
- the gyrA gene encoding DNA gyrase subunit A gives MAEGDKETIIPINIEDEMRGAYIDYSMSVIISRALPDVRDGLKPVHRRVLYGMLDLGVNWNKSYKKSARIVGEVLGKYHPHGDSSVYDTMVRMAQEWSLRYPLVDGQGNFGSVDGDSPAAMRYTEARLRRIAEELLTDINKDTVDFQFNFDDSLKEPTVLPGKLPNLLLNGSSGIAVGMATNMAPHNLTEVVNGVVAYIDNNDIDVTELMQHVTAPDFPTGGTIYGYTGVKSALETGRGRVVLRAKADIETTKTGREQIIVTEIPYQVNKASMIEKTAGLVNEKRIEGISDIRDESDRNGMRIVYELKKDAIGNVVLNNLFKYTQLQSSFSVNNVALVKGRPYTLNLKDLIRHYVDHRHEVVIRRTEYELKEAEKRAHILEGYLIALDNLDEVIDLIRSSRDPEIAKAGLIEKFKLSEIQAKAILEMRLQRLTGLEREKIQKEYDEIMELIAKLKEILEKEELRMGIIKDELLEIQDRYGDERRTDIIHSAEDFTTEDMIPNEEMLITISHQGYVKRTLLSEYRTQGRGGVGSKGAGSKDDDFTEHLFVGMTHNYLLIFTEFGKVYWKKVWELPEGGKTSKGRPVQNLINIEPGDKIRAVINVADLKDEDYINNNYVVMCTEKGTIKKTTLEAYSRPRTNGINAITINEGDRLLEIKLTNGDNHIIIGKRSGKVVHFHESQTRAMGRTAAGVRGVTLEGEDDRVVGMVCVAREDANLLVVSEKGYGKRSPIDDYRITKRGGKGVKTINITEKTGNLVAIKEVIDTDDLMIINKSGITIRISVSGLRVMGRATQGVRVIRLNDGDEISSVEKIELIEGEEEEVLASEDENTTTEASTDEASDENNKEE, from the coding sequence ATGGCAGAAGGAGATAAGGAAACAATCATCCCGATTAACATAGAAGATGAGATGCGGGGTGCGTACATCGACTATTCCATGTCGGTGATCATTTCAAGAGCACTACCAGACGTAAGAGATGGCCTAAAACCCGTTCACAGAAGGGTTTTGTACGGTATGTTAGACCTGGGTGTTAACTGGAACAAGTCTTATAAAAAATCAGCAAGAATAGTAGGAGAGGTACTCGGTAAGTATCACCCACATGGTGACTCATCCGTGTACGATACCATGGTGAGAATGGCTCAGGAATGGTCATTACGCTACCCACTGGTTGACGGTCAGGGAAACTTTGGATCCGTTGATGGTGACTCGCCTGCAGCGATGCGTTATACAGAGGCACGTCTGCGTAGAATTGCAGAAGAATTATTAACAGATATCAATAAGGACACGGTTGACTTTCAGTTCAACTTTGATGATTCTTTAAAAGAACCAACCGTACTACCGGGTAAGTTGCCAAACTTACTCCTCAATGGTAGTTCAGGTATTGCTGTAGGTATGGCCACCAATATGGCTCCACATAACCTTACAGAGGTAGTCAATGGTGTGGTAGCCTATATTGATAACAACGACATAGATGTAACTGAATTGATGCAGCATGTGACTGCACCTGATTTCCCGACTGGAGGTACCATTTATGGCTACACCGGTGTCAAGTCGGCTTTAGAAACGGGTAGAGGTAGAGTAGTACTCCGCGCCAAAGCGGACATAGAAACTACTAAAACCGGCCGTGAGCAGATCATTGTGACCGAAATACCATATCAGGTCAATAAAGCCAGCATGATTGAAAAGACTGCGGGCTTAGTCAATGAAAAGAGAATCGAAGGCATTTCCGATATCAGAGACGAGTCTGATAGGAATGGAATGCGCATTGTTTATGAGCTGAAAAAGGACGCCATTGGCAATGTTGTTTTGAACAATTTGTTCAAGTATACGCAGCTACAATCATCCTTCAGTGTTAATAATGTAGCACTTGTAAAAGGACGTCCTTATACACTGAACCTCAAAGACTTAATCAGACACTATGTAGACCATAGACATGAGGTAGTCATCAGACGTACTGAGTACGAATTAAAAGAAGCTGAGAAGAGAGCCCATATTCTAGAGGGTTACTTGATTGCACTGGACAACTTGGATGAGGTCATTGATTTGATCAGAAGTTCAAGAGATCCGGAGATTGCCAAGGCAGGCTTGATTGAGAAGTTTAAGCTCAGCGAAATTCAGGCGAAGGCCATTCTGGAAATGCGTCTGCAAAGGCTAACAGGTCTTGAAAGAGAGAAAATCCAGAAGGAATACGATGAGATCATGGAGTTGATCGCCAAGTTGAAAGAGATTCTTGAGAAAGAAGAGCTTCGAATGGGCATCATCAAGGATGAATTACTTGAGATCCAGGATCGCTATGGAGACGAACGTAGAACGGATATTATCCACTCTGCGGAAGACTTCACCACTGAAGACATGATTCCTAATGAAGAGATGTTAATTACCATTTCTCATCAGGGATACGTGAAGAGAACCTTGTTATCAGAATATAGAACACAGGGCAGAGGTGGCGTAGGTTCTAAAGGAGCAGGCTCCAAAGACGATGACTTTACAGAGCACCTATTTGTGGGTATGACCCACAACTACCTGTTGATCTTTACGGAGTTTGGTAAAGTATACTGGAAGAAAGTTTGGGAACTGCCAGAAGGCGGAAAAACTTCCAAAGGTCGTCCGGTTCAAAACTTGATCAATATAGAGCCTGGTGATAAAATCAGGGCAGTGATCAATGTGGCCGACCTGAAGGACGAAGATTATATCAACAATAACTATGTGGTAATGTGTACTGAAAAAGGTACCATTAAGAAGACCACATTAGAAGCATATTCGCGTCCTAGAACGAACGGAATCAATGCGATTACCATCAACGAAGGCGATCGATTACTGGAAATAAAGCTCACAAATGGTGATAATCACATCATCATTGGTAAGCGTTCTGGTAAGGTTGTTCACTTCCACGAAAGTCAAACTCGAGCCATGGGCCGTACGGCGGCTGGAGTGAGGGGAGTGACCCTCGAAGGAGAAGACGATAGGGTAGTTGGCATGGTATGTGTAGCTAGGGAAGATGCTAACCTGTTAGTCGTATCTGAAAAGGGATATGGCAAACGCTCTCCAATAGATGATTACCGAATTACCAAAAGAGGTGGTAAGGGTGTGAAAACCATTAACATTACCGAGAAAACTGGTAACTTAGTTGCAATTAAAGAGGTAATCGATACCGATGACTTAATGATTATTAACAAATCTGGGATCACAATCCGTATTTCTGTGAGTGGTTTGAGGGTCATGGGACGAGCTACACAGGGCGTTCGCGTCATTCGATTAAACGATGGAGATGAGATTTCATCTGTAGAGAAAATTGAATTGATTGAGGGGGAAGAAGAAGAGGTTCTGGCCTCAGAAGACGAGAATACTACCACTGAGGCGTCAACAGATGAAGCTTCAGATGAGAATAATAAAGAGGAATAA
- a CDS encoding tetratricopeptide repeat protein, with protein sequence MKKLFFTAALALLAMGVFAQKKVMKSAQKAFKKGSYEEATTLAKQAAENAETSGNSDVYSLLGKISLQKFIDGGLEDLELAKESLNWFNKALELADPKAKEDILEQALTNPLNDQEAVGGEQLGLLEYWLVGVANVALEDEDYAKAYPYLDLAYQITPSVDRAFFTGYAADNADNEEKAAEYFKIVVAATEAYGNKSYAFQKLIQSNIDGEKFDDALGYIRTAKDTFPDEELYGNWEVEVLIKAEKMDEAIANLNKIVEAGNADKVTYYTLGFLQWNNEQLTEAEVSAKKALEMDPNYLDAFYVAGSVIFNQGVEMMKEASMSVDDDAAYEAKKKAAQDRFKEALPMFEKLIAADADDVYALRPLSTIYDQLGMDAKRDEVLDKLEKLDGGE encoded by the coding sequence ATGAAAAAGCTATTTTTCACAGCGGCATTAGCACTTTTGGCAATGGGCGTATTCGCTCAGAAGAAGGTGATGAAAAGTGCGCAAAAGGCCTTTAAGAAAGGTTCATACGAAGAAGCCACAACTTTGGCTAAACAAGCGGCAGAAAATGCTGAAACCAGCGGTAACTCAGATGTTTATTCATTATTGGGTAAAATCAGCCTTCAGAAATTCATTGATGGCGGACTTGAGGATCTGGAATTAGCCAAGGAAAGCTTAAACTGGTTCAACAAAGCATTAGAATTAGCTGATCCAAAAGCAAAAGAAGACATTTTGGAGCAAGCGCTAACCAATCCACTAAATGATCAAGAGGCAGTAGGTGGAGAGCAGTTAGGGCTATTAGAATACTGGTTAGTAGGAGTAGCTAACGTGGCCTTGGAAGATGAAGATTATGCCAAAGCATATCCTTACCTAGATCTTGCTTACCAAATTACACCAAGTGTTGACCGTGCATTCTTTACCGGTTATGCGGCTGATAATGCAGATAATGAAGAAAAAGCGGCAGAATACTTCAAGATTGTGGTTGCAGCGACAGAGGCTTACGGAAACAAATCCTATGCTTTTCAAAAGCTAATCCAAAGTAATATTGATGGAGAAAAGTTTGACGATGCCCTTGGGTACATCAGAACGGCAAAGGATACTTTCCCTGATGAAGAGCTGTATGGCAACTGGGAGGTGGAAGTATTGATTAAGGCTGAGAAGATGGATGAAGCTATCGCCAACCTAAATAAGATCGTTGAAGCTGGCAATGCCGATAAAGTAACCTATTACACTTTGGGCTTCTTACAGTGGAACAATGAGCAATTGACTGAAGCTGAAGTTAGTGCGAAGAAAGCTTTGGAAATGGATCCGAATTATCTAGACGCCTTTTACGTTGCTGGATCTGTAATCTTTAACCAAGGGGTAGAGATGATGAAGGAAGCGAGCATGAGTGTAGACGATGATGCGGCTTACGAAGCTAAGAAGAAGGCAGCGCAGGACAGATTTAAGGAAGCGCTTCCAATGTTTGAGAAATTGATCGCGGCAGATGCTGATGATGTATATGCACTTAGACCATTAAGTACGATCTATGATCAGTTAGGCATGGACGCTAAAAGAGACGAAGTTCTCGATAAGCTAGAGAAACTAGACGGAGGAGAATAG